In Thermomonas paludicola, the following are encoded in one genomic region:
- the mreC gene encoding rod shape-determining protein MreC — translation MPSHAGSPAARPGEVAGVLRLLAFLILATALMVLDYRGGWLHALRARAEAAVQPLWWLAGQPARVGTALRENAVTRAQLAADNARLRQALLLTAARNARLRTAAAENARLRGLLDSAERARLDVQLAGVLDIDLDPTRQRLLLDAGSSGGVRVGQPVIDAGGLMGQVIATTPTTATVLLVTDPDHVVPVMVARSGVRLVVYGTGRSDALLLADVPLSADVRRGDQLLTSGLGDRFPPGFTVGTVGTLRADDSRAFLEADVTPAAQLDRGRDVLLLRGYRAPLAMAGANAPAPAGKQVRP, via the coding sequence GTGCCCAGCCATGCCGGTTCCCCCGCTGCCCGTCCCGGCGAAGTCGCCGGCGTGTTGCGACTGCTGGCGTTTTTGATCCTGGCCACTGCGCTGATGGTGCTGGACTACCGTGGCGGTTGGCTGCACGCGTTGCGCGCGCGCGCGGAGGCCGCCGTGCAGCCGCTGTGGTGGTTGGCCGGGCAGCCGGCCCGGGTAGGCACTGCCCTGCGCGAGAATGCGGTGACCCGTGCCCAGCTTGCAGCCGACAATGCCCGCCTGCGCCAAGCCCTGCTGCTGACCGCCGCCCGCAACGCGCGCCTGCGCACGGCGGCCGCCGAGAATGCGCGCTTGCGCGGCCTGCTGGATAGCGCCGAACGTGCGCGCCTGGACGTGCAACTGGCCGGCGTGCTGGATATTGACCTGGATCCCACCCGCCAGCGCCTGTTGCTGGATGCGGGCAGCAGCGGCGGCGTGCGTGTGGGCCAGCCGGTCATCGATGCCGGTGGGCTGATGGGGCAGGTCATCGCCACCACGCCCACCACGGCCACCGTGCTGCTGGTGACCGATCCCGACCATGTGGTGCCGGTGATGGTGGCGCGCAGCGGCGTGCGCCTGGTGGTGTATGGCACTGGCCGCAGCGATGCCCTGCTGTTGGCGGACGTGCCGTTGTCGGCCGACGTGCGCAGAGGAGACCAATTGCTGACCTCGGGGCTGGGCGATCGCTTCCCGCCGGGCTTCACCGTGGGCACGGTGGGGACGCTGCGCGCCGATGACAGCCGTGCCTTCCTGGAAGCCGACGTCACCCCGGCGGCACAGCTGGATCGTGGTCGCGACGTCCTGCTGCTGCGCGGCTACCGGGCGCCGTTGGCGATGGCGGGTGCCAATGCGCCTGCGCCCGCCGGCAAGCAGGTGCGGCCATGA
- a CDS encoding rod shape-determining protein gives MFKFLRGYFSSDLSIDLGTANTLIYVRGQGIVLNEPSVVAVRQDRGGGARAVAAVGSEAKQMLGRTPGHMTTVRPMKDGVIADFTYTEEMLKHFIRKVHKSRFLRPSPRVLVCVPAGSTQVERRAIKESAEEAGAREVYLIEEPMAAAIGAGMPVTEARGSMVVDIGGGTTEVAVIALNGIVYSQSVRIGGDRFDESIIAYVRRHHGMLIGDATAERIKMELGNAYQQQHVREMEISGRHLAEGVPKIIPMNSNEVLEALREPLAGIVSAIRLALEQTPPELCADVAERGIVLTGGGALLRDLDKLISEETGLHVQVADDPLTCVARGGGRALELVDMHGNEFFAPE, from the coding sequence ATGTTCAAGTTCCTCAGGGGCTATTTTTCCAGCGACCTGTCCATCGACCTCGGCACTGCCAACACCCTCATCTACGTGCGCGGCCAGGGCATCGTCCTCAACGAGCCGTCGGTGGTGGCGGTGCGCCAGGATCGCGGCGGCGGCGCGCGCGCGGTGGCGGCGGTGGGCAGCGAGGCCAAGCAGATGCTGGGCCGCACGCCGGGCCACATGACCACGGTGCGGCCGATGAAGGATGGCGTGATCGCCGACTTCACCTACACCGAGGAAATGCTCAAGCATTTCATCCGCAAGGTGCACAAGAGCCGCTTCCTGCGCCCCAGCCCGCGCGTGCTGGTGTGCGTGCCGGCCGGCAGCACCCAGGTCGAGCGGCGCGCGATCAAGGAGTCGGCGGAAGAGGCCGGCGCGCGCGAGGTGTACCTGATCGAGGAGCCGATGGCCGCGGCGATCGGCGCCGGCATGCCGGTGACCGAGGCGCGCGGTTCGATGGTGGTCGACATCGGCGGTGGCACCACCGAGGTGGCGGTGATCGCGCTGAACGGCATCGTCTATTCGCAGTCGGTACGCATCGGCGGCGACCGCTTCGACGAATCCATCATCGCCTATGTCCGCCGTCACCACGGCATGCTGATTGGCGATGCCACGGCCGAGCGCATCAAGATGGAACTCGGCAACGCCTACCAGCAGCAGCACGTGCGCGAAATGGAAATCTCGGGGCGGCATCTGGCCGAGGGCGTGCCCAAGATCATCCCGATGAATTCCAACGAGGTGCTGGAAGCGCTGCGCGAGCCGCTGGCCGGCATCGTTTCGGCGATTCGGCTGGCGTTGGAGCAGACCCCGCCGGAGCTGTGCGCCGACGTGGCCGAGCGCGGCATCGTGCTGACCGGCGGCGGCGCGCTGCTGCGCGACCTGGACAAGCTGATTTCCGAGGAAACCGGCCTGCACGTGCAGGTGGCCGACGACCCGCTGACCTGCGTGGCACGCGGCGGCGGGCGTGCGCTGGAACTGGTGGACATGCACGGCAACGAGTTTTTCGCCCCCGAATGA